Proteins co-encoded in one uncultured Draconibacterium sp. genomic window:
- a CDS encoding DUF3109 family protein, giving the protein MIEIGRAIVSRDVFEKHFLCDILKCKGACCIEGDSGAPLTDEEAIIIEEDYHTFEDLLPEKHKSEVEKQGFSVIDSDGDIVTPLVDDRQCVYSYYNKQGILKCAIEKAHFEGKTKFRKPLSCHLFPIRITEYKRFDAVNYQELDICKPGRKCGASEKLPLYKFLKEPLTAKYGAEWYQELEIAADYILSDQ; this is encoded by the coding sequence GTGATAGAGATTGGTCGTGCTATAGTAAGTCGTGATGTTTTTGAGAAGCATTTTCTTTGTGATATATTAAAATGCAAAGGTGCTTGTTGTATTGAAGGGGATTCAGGAGCTCCGCTTACCGATGAAGAGGCCATTATTATTGAAGAAGACTATCACACTTTTGAAGACCTGCTTCCCGAAAAGCACAAAAGCGAGGTGGAGAAGCAAGGTTTTTCTGTTATCGACAGCGATGGCGATATAGTAACACCGCTTGTTGATGATCGACAGTGTGTGTACTCTTATTATAATAAACAGGGGATTCTAAAATGTGCCATCGAAAAGGCACACTTTGAAGGAAAGACCAAATTTCGTAAACCTTTGTCGTGTCATTTATTCCCCATTCGTATTACCGAATACAAACGTTTTGATGCCGTAAACTACCAGGAGCTTGATATTTGCAAGCCCGGTCGTAAATGTGGTGCATCAGAAAAACTTCCGCTTTACAAATTCCTAAAAGAGCCACTCACTGCAAAATATGGCGCCGAATGGTATCAGGAGCTCGAAATTGCAGCCGACTATATTCTGTCTGATCAATAG
- the gpmI gene encoding 2,3-bisphosphoglycerate-independent phosphoglycerate mutase encodes MADNQKTLLMILDGWGIGDGSKSDIVATAPTPFIDSLMEKYPHSQLLASGENVGLPDGQMGNSEVGHLNIGAGRVLYQDMVKITKAIRDKSLWENPKLVEAYNYAKENNKKVHLIGLIGPGGVHALSSHMVALSQIATDMGLEDVFIHGLTDGRDTDPRSGYGFIENDLKALEGTNAKFASLIGRYYGMDRDNNFDRLKLAYDLYTQGKGEKSTDILASMKASYDAGVTDEFLKPVVMVDEAGEPLAKIEEEDVVICFNFRTDRLRQTTIAFTQKDLPDFGMHTLNLQWYTMTTYKADFKGINVIFEKENVTNTMGEVVSRAGKKQIRIAETEKYAHVTFFFSGGREDEFEGESRLLVPSPKVATYDLQPEMSAPAVRDAIVPKLENGEADFVCLNFANGDMVGHTGVYEAVYKAVQAVDACAKDVVTAAQKGGYDVMIIADHGNADNAVNADGSENTAHSLNPVPCIFVTEKEGITLDNGILADVAPTLLADMGLEVPVEMTGKNLIKK; translated from the coding sequence ATGGCTGATAATCAGAAGACTTTATTGATGATTCTCGATGGATGGGGAATCGGTGATGGATCGAAAAGTGACATTGTTGCAACTGCTCCAACTCCTTTTATCGATTCGTTGATGGAAAAATATCCACACTCGCAATTGTTGGCAAGTGGTGAAAATGTTGGTTTGCCAGATGGGCAGATGGGGAACTCAGAAGTGGGGCACCTTAACATTGGTGCAGGACGTGTTTTATATCAGGACATGGTGAAAATTACCAAAGCCATTCGCGACAAATCGTTGTGGGAAAATCCCAAATTGGTTGAGGCCTATAATTATGCCAAAGAAAATAATAAAAAAGTACACCTGATTGGTTTAATTGGCCCTGGTGGAGTTCATGCATTGAGTTCGCATATGGTAGCACTGTCGCAGATCGCTACCGATATGGGACTGGAAGATGTATTCATTCACGGTTTAACCGATGGTCGCGACACAGATCCGCGTTCGGGGTATGGTTTTATTGAAAACGACCTGAAAGCGCTGGAAGGAACAAATGCAAAATTTGCATCGTTAATCGGTCGTTACTACGGAATGGATCGCGATAACAACTTCGATCGTTTAAAATTGGCTTATGATTTATACACACAGGGCAAAGGTGAAAAATCAACCGATATTCTGGCTTCTATGAAAGCATCTTACGATGCTGGTGTAACTGATGAGTTCCTGAAACCGGTTGTAATGGTTGACGAGGCCGGCGAGCCTTTGGCAAAAATAGAGGAAGAAGATGTGGTAATCTGCTTTAACTTCCGTACCGACCGTTTGCGCCAGACAACTATTGCATTTACACAAAAGGATCTTCCGGATTTTGGAATGCATACCCTGAATTTGCAGTGGTATACTATGACAACTTACAAAGCCGATTTTAAAGGTATTAACGTAATCTTCGAAAAAGAGAATGTTACCAATACAATGGGTGAAGTAGTTTCAAGAGCGGGTAAAAAACAGATTCGTATTGCCGAGACAGAAAAATATGCACACGTAACTTTCTTCTTTAGCGGTGGTCGCGAGGATGAGTTTGAAGGTGAGAGTCGCCTTTTGGTTCCTTCGCCTAAAGTGGCAACTTACGACCTTCAGCCTGAAATGTCGGCTCCAGCTGTGCGCGATGCTATTGTCCCGAAACTGGAAAATGGCGAAGCTGACTTTGTTTGTTTGAACTTTGCTAACGGCGATATGGTTGGTCATACCGGTGTTTATGAAGCAGTGTACAAAGCAGTGCAAGCGGTTGATGCCTGTGCAAAAGATGTAGTTACTGCGGCCCAAAAAGGTGGTTACGATGTAATGATTATTGCCGACCACGGAAATGCCGATAATGCCGTTAATGCTGACGGATCGGAAAATACTGCTCACTCGTTAAATCCGGTTCCTTGTATTTTTGTTACCGAAAAAGAAGGAATAACATTGGATAATGGTATTTTGGCCGATGTTGCTCCAACTTTGTTGGCCGACATGGGGCTGGAAGTTCCTGTAGAAATGACAGGTAAAAATCTGATTAAGAAATAA
- a CDS encoding MFS transporter: MHNKQVTIPGWLRWVALVAVSLTMFGSYYMYDSVAYVAKDFIEILGFSQTNVGQLYTMYSIAAVIVLFFSGVFIDKYGTRVSMVLFGAICSLAGFVTAFSDNLTIILIGRFILGFGSEPLIVALTVALAKWFKGKELGFALGINLLIGRGGSYFVDRSNTWASSIYDMGWQPVLYLAAGIGLLCFLGGVVYYFIERWTQKRYVLGKADETEKLDFKGLFKYSPSFWYVVILCLTFYSAIFPFRGFAPTFYQDAHGVTEQMAGKLNSVLIMATMFATPVIGLLIDKIGRRALMMFIGSIIILPVYLMFAYGNMSLYIPVTLMGISFSLIPAVMWPSVAYIVEEKKLGTAYALMTLLQQIGVAAMAWLIGVTNDVSGASASNPEGYIPGMWIFSILGIVGLLFSFLLRRAEKGPNGHGLEEPSGSKN; encoded by the coding sequence ATGCACAATAAACAAGTTACAATACCAGGATGGCTAAGATGGGTGGCCCTAGTAGCCGTTAGCCTTACCATGTTTGGCAGCTATTACATGTACGACAGTGTTGCTTACGTTGCTAAAGATTTTATTGAAATATTAGGATTCAGCCAAACCAACGTTGGGCAATTGTATACCATGTATAGCATTGCAGCTGTAATCGTTCTGTTCTTCAGCGGCGTTTTTATCGACAAATACGGCACACGCGTTTCCATGGTATTGTTTGGTGCCATTTGTAGTTTGGCCGGTTTTGTTACGGCATTTAGCGACAACTTAACCATTATACTCATCGGCAGATTTATATTAGGTTTTGGCAGCGAACCATTAATTGTTGCGCTTACAGTAGCACTGGCAAAATGGTTTAAAGGAAAAGAGCTTGGTTTCGCACTTGGAATTAACCTGCTTATTGGCCGGGGTGGATCTTATTTTGTAGACCGATCGAATACCTGGGCCAGCTCGATATACGACATGGGGTGGCAGCCTGTACTATACCTTGCCGCCGGAATCGGACTTCTTTGTTTTTTGGGCGGTGTTGTTTATTATTTTATTGAAAGATGGACACAAAAACGTTATGTGCTTGGTAAAGCTGATGAAACCGAAAAACTGGATTTTAAAGGCTTATTCAAATACAGCCCTTCGTTTTGGTATGTGGTAATTCTTTGTTTAACATTTTATTCTGCCATATTCCCATTCCGTGGTTTCGCACCCACATTTTACCAGGATGCACATGGCGTAACAGAACAAATGGCGGGTAAGCTCAATAGCGTTCTCATTATGGCAACCATGTTTGCCACTCCCGTAATCGGACTGCTAATAGACAAAATCGGGCGCCGCGCATTAATGATGTTTATTGGGTCAATAATTATACTCCCTGTGTATTTGATGTTTGCCTATGGAAACATGTCGTTATACATCCCCGTAACCTTAATGGGAATATCATTTTCGCTTATACCGGCGGTAATGTGGCCCTCGGTAGCCTATATTGTTGAAGAAAAGAAACTGGGAACCGCTTACGCCCTTATGACTTTATTACAGCAGATTGGAGTAGCAGCGATGGCATGGTTAATTGGTGTTACCAACGATGTTTCGGGAGCATCAGCAAGCAATCCTGAAGGATATATTCCCGGAATGTGGATATTTAGTATACTCGGTATTGTAGGTTTATTATTCAGTTTCCTCTTGCGCCGGGCAGAAAAAGGACCAAACGGACACGGACTCGAAGAACCAAGCGGAAGTAAAAATTGA
- a CDS encoding sigma-54 dependent transcriptional regulator, which translates to MEVKTSKIFVVEDDEWYRRLLVHNLSMNPDYEVKAFGTGKECLNNLHELPDVVTLDYRLPDMKGLEVLKQIKAINDDIQVILISEQDDIEVVVDLLKHGAYDYIVKSKDIRERLLNTVNNISKEFKLKDEIRSLRQEVKKKYSYENTIVGNSPATQKIYNLIEKATRTNVTVSISGETGTGKELVAKAIHYNSSRAKQPFVPVNMAAIPNELIESELFGHEKGAFTGAAARRIGKFEEAHSGTLFLDEIAEMDISLQAKLLRALQEKEIIRVGSNKAVKIDCRIIIATNKNLLEEVKKGNFRQDLYYRFYGLPIDLPPLRDRGNDVIVLAKSFIQQFCKENKLEQKQLSPSASKKLLAYPFPGNVRELKSVIELAATLADEKEITADHLLLEDAENIAGLFTEELTLREYNLRLVKRMLEKYDNKPKVVADKLDIGVATIYRMLKED; encoded by the coding sequence ATGGAAGTTAAAACAAGTAAAATATTTGTTGTTGAAGATGATGAATGGTACCGTCGTTTGCTGGTACATAATCTTTCCATGAATCCGGATTACGAGGTTAAAGCTTTTGGTACAGGCAAAGAATGTTTGAACAACTTACATGAACTTCCTGATGTTGTTACGCTTGATTACCGCCTGCCCGATATGAAAGGGCTCGAAGTATTAAAGCAGATTAAAGCTATTAACGACGATATTCAGGTTATTCTCATTTCGGAACAAGACGACATTGAAGTAGTTGTTGACCTGCTAAAACATGGCGCTTACGATTACATCGTAAAATCGAAAGACATTCGCGAACGCCTGCTGAACACCGTGAATAATATTAGCAAGGAATTTAAACTAAAAGATGAGATTCGCTCGCTGCGACAGGAAGTTAAAAAGAAATACAGCTACGAGAACACGATTGTGGGTAACAGTCCGGCCACACAAAAAATCTACAACCTGATTGAAAAAGCCACCCGTACCAATGTTACTGTTTCAATAAGTGGCGAAACCGGAACCGGGAAAGAACTGGTTGCCAAAGCCATTCATTACAATTCATCGCGTGCCAAACAGCCTTTTGTTCCGGTAAACATGGCAGCCATTCCGAATGAATTAATAGAGAGTGAACTTTTTGGCCACGAGAAAGGCGCCTTTACAGGAGCTGCTGCACGACGAATAGGCAAATTTGAAGAAGCACATTCCGGCACCTTGTTTCTGGATGAAATTGCAGAGATGGATATTTCGCTACAGGCCAAACTTTTGCGTGCACTGCAGGAAAAAGAGATCATACGGGTTGGAAGCAACAAAGCAGTAAAAATTGATTGCCGTATTATTATTGCCACTAATAAAAATCTGCTGGAAGAAGTAAAAAAAGGGAACTTCAGGCAAGACCTTTATTACCGGTTTTATGGTTTACCCATCGATCTTCCGCCGTTACGAGACAGGGGCAATGATGTTATCGTGTTGGCAAAAAGTTTCATCCAGCAGTTTTGCAAAGAGAATAAACTGGAGCAAAAACAACTCTCGCCTTCTGCGAGTAAAAAACTGCTTGCCTATCCTTTCCCCGGCAATGTACGCGAGTTAAAATCGGTTATCGAACTGGCAGCAACCCTTGCCGATGAAAAGGAAATTACTGCCGATCATTTATTGCTTGAGGATGCTGAAAACATTGCAGGTCTCTTTACCGAAGAACTCACCCTTCGCGAATACAATCTCCGTCTGGTAAAGCGCATGTTAGAGAAATACGACAACAAACCCAAAGTAGTTGCCGACAAGCTGGATATTGGTGTTGCTACCATTTATCGTATGCTAAAAGAAGATTAA
- a CDS encoding ATP-binding protein: MKRVKIEIPVILLTIVIVSLLGFSGNFVYKSLSEIVNSMLSESQPDNTLILVKDVALDLNETENMVRLYSLSNDNNYLENYRNVNQSLETKFEELRSIYNVDSTRQMLVDSVLILAQQKMVVWEKILNLHFSRGNEHEAFNQYVETLDTVLTVQDTIHFKEPEKRGFFKSIFEKKQEPPKPIIVDRTVEKQRLQQEIAALEEELKQRNQRMSSAEAVYMRKNFEISENLADIITALERQEKESFLRQSQEAELLANETYKRLLYFALSVFLLLILVLILFFRDLRKSRSYQKVLKKAKTHAENLARTKELFVATVSHEMRTPVNAIYGLSEQLLQKQHDEKTQEDLKVIFDSTKHLTELVNDTFDFSRLEKQNIQLAPVHFSLKDLLRKIELYNKPSAEAKNISFRIENTQENDLVLFGDEGRLKQILNNLITNALKFTDEGEVKLAVTDKEQNKQIQLNFEISDTGIGIPKESQDKIFDDFVQLDTDINKKAGGTGLGLYIVKKLVDLLGGKISVESEVNKGTRFLVSIPLQKGDSEKLQQIFKSYDTPEALKGKAVLLVDDEAFNRHLLKSIFTKWKVDFDEAEDGQEAVALAAQNNYVLILMDIRMPIMNGTEAARTIKQTGHKARIVALSANSDAVQKDNNVFDSSLKKPFDEAALYNTICNTAAEKPTKENPNQEKSFIYHPDLSELKRMGNGDPEFLKEMIDLFFKTSATSMQSIDENLDSKNYDVIAELAHKLASPVKYMNVTGIYNTVKELEQLTKEGSEPTIIEEKVAQLHTEIEALNKELEILLNEKFE; the protein is encoded by the coding sequence ATGAAACGAGTAAAAATTGAAATACCGGTTATTCTGCTCACCATCGTAATTGTTTCGTTGCTGGGATTTTCCGGAAACTTTGTGTACAAAAGTTTATCCGAGATCGTCAATTCCATGCTTTCCGAATCACAACCAGACAACACGCTTATTCTGGTGAAAGATGTAGCGTTGGACCTGAACGAGACTGAAAACATGGTGAGGCTCTACTCGCTCAGCAACGACAACAATTATCTCGAGAATTACAGAAACGTAAATCAGTCGCTTGAAACAAAATTTGAAGAGTTACGATCCATTTATAACGTCGACAGCACCCGGCAAATGCTGGTTGATTCAGTATTGATTCTGGCGCAGCAAAAAATGGTTGTTTGGGAGAAAATACTTAATCTTCATTTCTCGCGTGGAAACGAGCACGAAGCTTTTAACCAATATGTTGAAACGCTCGATACCGTATTAACAGTACAGGATACTATACATTTTAAAGAACCTGAAAAGCGAGGCTTTTTTAAAAGTATTTTTGAGAAAAAGCAGGAACCTCCAAAGCCCATAATTGTTGACCGAACTGTGGAGAAACAACGCCTGCAACAGGAAATAGCAGCGCTTGAAGAAGAACTGAAGCAACGCAATCAGCGAATGAGCTCGGCCGAAGCGGTTTATATGCGAAAGAATTTCGAGATCAGTGAAAATCTTGCTGATATTATTACGGCACTTGAACGGCAGGAAAAAGAAAGTTTTCTGCGGCAGTCGCAGGAAGCGGAACTGCTCGCAAACGAAACCTACAAACGTCTGTTATACTTTGCATTGTCGGTATTTCTCTTGCTGATTTTGGTTTTGATCCTGTTTTTCCGCGACCTCCGAAAATCGCGTTCATACCAAAAAGTACTAAAAAAAGCCAAAACACACGCCGAAAATCTGGCACGAACCAAAGAACTATTTGTGGCCACTGTGAGTCATGAGATGAGAACTCCTGTTAATGCCATTTATGGCTTAAGCGAACAACTGCTGCAAAAACAACACGACGAAAAAACACAGGAAGACCTGAAAGTGATCTTCGACTCTACCAAACATTTGACTGAACTGGTAAATGACACATTTGATTTTTCGCGACTGGAAAAACAAAATATCCAGCTGGCGCCTGTACATTTTTCGCTGAAAGATCTGCTACGTAAAATTGAGCTATACAACAAACCAAGTGCGGAAGCTAAGAACATCAGTTTCAGAATTGAGAATACCCAGGAAAACGATCTGGTTCTGTTTGGCGACGAAGGCCGGCTGAAACAGATTTTAAACAACCTCATAACAAACGCCCTGAAATTCACCGACGAAGGAGAAGTTAAATTAGCAGTTACTGATAAAGAGCAGAACAAACAAATACAGCTTAACTTCGAAATCTCAGACACCGGAATTGGCATTCCTAAAGAAAGCCAGGACAAAATTTTTGATGATTTTGTGCAATTGGATACCGATATTAATAAAAAAGCTGGCGGTACCGGTTTGGGGCTTTACATCGTTAAAAAACTGGTTGATCTCCTTGGCGGTAAAATTTCGGTTGAGAGCGAAGTTAATAAAGGAACCCGCTTTCTTGTTTCAATTCCGCTACAAAAAGGTGACAGCGAAAAACTTCAGCAAATTTTCAAAAGTTACGATACTCCTGAAGCATTAAAAGGCAAAGCGGTTTTACTCGTTGACGACGAAGCATTTAACCGCCATCTACTAAAAAGTATTTTCACCAAATGGAAAGTTGATTTTGATGAAGCCGAAGACGGACAGGAAGCAGTTGCTTTGGCTGCACAAAACAATTACGTCCTTATTCTTATGGACATCCGAATGCCGATAATGAACGGAACAGAAGCTGCGCGTACAATAAAACAAACGGGACATAAGGCTCGAATCGTTGCCTTATCAGCAAATTCTGATGCCGTACAAAAAGATAATAATGTGTTTGACAGCTCATTGAAAAAACCTTTTGACGAAGCCGCATTATACAACACCATTTGCAATACAGCAGCAGAAAAGCCGACAAAAGAAAATCCTAATCAGGAAAAATCATTCATATATCATCCTGATCTGAGCGAACTAAAACGAATGGGAAACGGCGATCCTGAATTCCTGAAAGAAATGATCGACCTGTTTTTTAAAACCAGCGCGACCAGCATGCAGTCAATCGACGAAAACCTGGACAGTAAAAATTATGATGTCATTGCAGAGCTGGCACACAAACTGGCATCGCCGGTAAAATATATGAATGTAACCGGAATTTACAATACTGTAAAAGAGCTGGAACAACTTACAAAAGAAGGCAGTGAACCAACGATTATTGAAGAAAAAGTTGCTCAGCTGCACACCGAAATTGAGGCTCTGAACAAAGAACTAGAAATCCTTCTCAACGAAAAGTTCGAATAA
- a CDS encoding DUF4382 domain-containing protein has product MKKIGLVFSTILFGVLFIVACSDNETTTIAEGKGKVNVYLTDAPFPIDLVSQTNVTIDKVEIRKQENDSTEASFISIMEEPFEIDLLSLSNGITEQLASVELEAGTYDMIRLHVVDAEVILTNETVFDLKIPSGTTSGLKIKIEPALTINSGETSDVLLDFDVSKSFVAKGNWKDGMISGFNFKPVVRCVLLDRAGRIVGTVSDTSNVLLPNTAVNLWTEVNDIEEDSLLTTAFTSETGEYQLIGIPQGTYYMTAVLDSFLTDTIWNVDVLKGESTQIDFMLTPEP; this is encoded by the coding sequence ATGAAGAAGATTGGATTAGTATTTTCAACGATTTTATTTGGAGTTTTATTTATAGTGGCTTGTAGCGACAATGAAACCACAACCATTGCAGAGGGAAAAGGAAAAGTTAACGTGTATCTTACCGATGCTCCCTTCCCTATCGATCTGGTGTCTCAAACCAATGTAACAATTGACAAAGTTGAAATTAGAAAACAGGAAAATGACTCAACAGAGGCTTCGTTTATTTCCATTATGGAAGAACCTTTTGAAATTGACTTACTCAGTCTTTCAAACGGAATTACGGAACAACTGGCATCTGTTGAACTGGAAGCAGGAACTTACGACATGATTCGACTACATGTAGTTGATGCCGAAGTAATACTGACAAACGAGACAGTATTTGACCTAAAAATACCAAGCGGAACGACTAGTGGTTTAAAAATTAAGATAGAACCGGCATTAACCATTAACAGCGGCGAAACTTCTGACGTATTGCTTGACTTCGATGTAAGCAAATCGTTTGTAGCCAAAGGAAACTGGAAAGACGGAATGATTAGCGGATTTAACTTTAAACCAGTTGTTCGCTGTGTACTGCTCGACCGTGCCGGAAGAATTGTGGGAACGGTAAGCGATACTTCAAATGTACTTTTGCCCAATACAGCTGTAAACCTTTGGACAGAAGTTAACGACATTGAAGAAGACAGTTTACTAACCACTGCCTTTACCAGTGAAACAGGCGAGTATCAACTTATTGGTATACCCCAGGGAACTTATTATATGACTGCTGTTTTAGACAGCTTTCTGACAGATACAATTTGGAATGTGGATGTATTAAAAGGAGAGTCAACCCAGATTGACTTTATGCTGACCCCTGAACCATAA